The nucleotide sequence ACTGTTAAAACAATATTTGTTTTTATAGTTTTGTATAGATGCGCATATAATTTTAACTTTGCAACAGAACCTAAACATTTATAATAGATGTAACGAGATATCAAAAAAATGTATACACCAATCCCCTCACTACCGCTAATAGTGAGGGGATTTTTTTGGTGTGGCTACTTAAGGTCGCCTATTTATTAAGATGATGGTTTTATATACGTCTGTATTGCTTGTAAGACGACGTTTTTTAAGTTGTCTTGTAATTCATCTTTATAGTTATGGTTACGCTCGTTTAAATCTAATGCACGTATCTGTAGCGTGTCTATGACGCCTGTGACTAATCCTTTTTTAGTTTTTACTTCAATATCTGATGGATAACGTTTTTTGCGATTTGTAATTGGTAATGCCCAAACAAAATTTGTCCCTTTAATAGTCATATTGTTGTTTACTATTAAGCACGGTCTGATTTTTTGTTTTTCACGACCTCTTGTGGGGTTTAGGTCGATATAGTAGATATCAAACTGTTTGATACTCATATTTCGCGACCTACACTTTCGCCAAAGTCAATTTCAGGTTCAGTGTATTTGCCACCGTTTTTGAAGAAGGCTGTGATTTCATCTTCAATTGATTGTTCTTTCTTTTTGATAAACAAACCACCGTTGGTTTTAGATACTTCAACCTTATCTCCGACTTCAAAA is from Staphylococcus capitis subsp. capitis and encodes:
- a CDS encoding type II toxin-antitoxin system PemK/MazF family toxin, coding for MSIKQFDIYYIDLNPTRGREKQKIRPCLIVNNNMTIKGTNFVWALPITNRKKRYPSDIEVKTKKGLVTGVIDTLQIRALDLNERNHNYKDELQDNLKNVVLQAIQTYIKPSS
- a CDS encoding AbrB family transcriptional regulator; amino-acid sequence: MVKTSERIFKSGNSKAISLSKQTIQLTDFEVGDKVEVSKTNGGLFIKKKEQSIEDEITAFFKNGGKYTEPEIDFGESVGREI